The following are encoded together in the Lathyrus oleraceus cultivar Zhongwan6 chromosome 3, CAAS_Psat_ZW6_1.0, whole genome shotgun sequence genome:
- the LOC127130719 gene encoding uncharacterized protein LOC127130719 → MDVKTEFLNGDLDEDIYMEQSEGFVLPDNEQKGQETNLITLSSMKSKFVALSSVDQEAKWLRYLLLEVPLAKYNVPKILIHCNSQDTLARAYNKVYNGKFRQLDLRHSFVRKLIKN, encoded by the exons ATGGATGTCAAAACGGAATTCCTAAATGGAGATCTTGATGAGGATATTTACATGGAGCAATCAGAAGGTTTTGTACTTCCTGATAATGAACAAAAAG GGCAAGAAACAAACTTGATCACTTTGTCATCCATGAAATCAAAGTTTGTGGCTCTTTCTTCCGTTGATCAAGAAGCTAAATGGTTGAGGTACCTTCTATTGGAAGTTCCATTAGCTAAATACAATGTTCCAAAGATATTGATACATTGCAATAGTCAAGACACTTTAGCTAGAGCATATAATAAAGTTTATAATGGAAAGTTTAGGCAACTAGATCTTAGACATTCCTTCGTGAGAAAATTGATTAAGAATTGA